Below is a window of Streptomyces genisteinicus DNA.
TTCGCCCGGGGCAAGAAGTTCGCCGTCGTCTGCGTCGCCGAGGGCGCGCATCCCGCCGAGGGGTCGATGGCCTACGAGAAGGGCGAGATCGACCAGTTCGGCCACGAGCGCTTCCAGGGCATCGGCAACCGGCTCGCCGCCGAACTGGAACGGCGGCTGGGCAAGGAGGCCAAGCCCGTCATCCTCGGCCATGTGCAGCGCGGCGGCACGCCGACCGCGTACGACCGCGTCCTCGCCACCCGTTTCGGCTGGTACGCCGTCGAGGCCGCGCACCGGGGCGAGTTCGGCATGATGACCGCGCTGCGCGGCACCGAGGTCGTGATGGTGCCGCTGGCCGAGGCGGTCACCCGGCTGAAGACGGTGCCCGAGGACCGCATGTTCGAGGCGGAGTCCGTCTTCTGACGGCCGCGCCCGGCGGACCGGGCCGGGCGGGGCCCGCGGGGCGCCGTGGTTCAGTCGCGCGCCAGGGCCCAGAAGTGCTCCAGTATCCGGTCCAGGAAGTCGCGCCCCGGGCCGCCCGTGTCCTCCGAGGCGTCACCCCAGCTGAGCGTCGCCACCGTCCGTGACTGGTAGTCGGAGTGCAGCCGCTGGAGCACGGCTTCGAGCCGGGCGCGTTCCATCGGCACCATCCGCGCGACCGGGCGGACGTACGCCTGCCACCGCGCGCCGACCGCGCCGCGCAGCAGGTCGGCGAGTTCCCGGTCCCGGCCGGTGACGGCCAGCAGGTCGCGGGGGGACAGTTCCAGCGCCTCGGCGAGGGCGGCGGTCTGGCGTTCGCCGCCGCGCCAGCGGCGGGATTCCTCCATCCGGGCGTACGCTCCGGCGTCCAGGCCGATCCGGCGTGCCAGGTCCTCGGAGGTCCAGCCGCGGGCGATGCGGTGCTCCCGCAAGGTGGTCGCGCCGGCCAGCAGTTCGGCGGGCGAGCACCACAGCACACCTGCCAGGGCGGTGAGTTCGCGGGTGCCGGGTGTCGCGGTGCCCCGCTCCCAGGCGACCACGGTGTCGGGGGTGACCGTCAGGCCGTACTGGGCCCGCAGCCCGTAGGAGACATGACCGGGAGCCATGCCCAGGGCTTCGCGCAGACGGCGGGCGGCGAGGGAGTCGAAGGGCGGGGAGGAGGGCTGGTGCACGCGCACACCGTACGGGCGGGCCACCGGCGGCGACTACGGTGCGTTCGCCCCAAGCCACAGCTTGTCGGAAGGTCCCAACCGGGCTCCCGGCGTTCCGGCTACCCGGTGGTAGCCGGAACGCCCCCAGGTCAGCGCCGCGAGCTCAGCCAGCGGTACTGGAGCTCCGGACGGCCCACCTGTCCGTACTGCGGCGCCCGGTCCGCCCGGCCCGCGGTGACCAGGTGCTCCAGATAGCGCCGGGCCGTGATGCGCGAGATCCCGACCGACGCGGCGGCCTCCGTCGCGGTCAGGCCCTGCGGCGACTCGCGCAGGGTCCGGGTGACCGCCTCCAGGGTGGGCCCGCTCAGGCCCTTGGGCAGCGTCGTCCCGGTGCGCGGGGCGCGCAGCGCGGCGAGCGCCCGGTCGACCTCGTCCTGCCCGCTCGCCTCCCCGGCGGCCGCCCGGAACTCCGCGTAGCGGTCCAGCCGGTCGCGGAGCGTCGCGAAGGTGAAGGGCTTCAGCACGTACTGCACGACGCCCAGCGACACGCCCTCCCGGACGATCGCCAGGTCCCGGGCGGACGTCACGGCGATCACGTCGGCCGAGTGCCCGGCCGCGCGCAGCGACCGCACCAGGTGCAGACCGTGCCCGTCGGGCAGGTAGAGGTCGAGCAGGAGCAGGTCCACCTCCGTGCGTTCCAGCGCCCGGACGGCCTCCGCCCGTGAGTGGGCGACGCCGACGACGGCGAACCCGGCGACCCTGCCCACGTAGAGGGCGTGGGCGTCGGCGGCGACGGGGTCGTCCTCGACGACCAGAACCCTGATGGTCATGCGCGCGACTCCGTCGGCTGCTCCGGCGCCGGTCTCCCGGCGGTGATCAGCGGCAGCCGGACCGTGAACTCGGCCCCGCCGTCCGTGCCGCGCCCCACGTCCACCGTCCCGCGGCCGCGGCGCACCGCCTGCCGCACCAGGGCCAGTCCGATCCCGCGGCCCGGACCGTGCGTGGACCAGCCGCGCCGGAAGACGTCCTCCGCCCGGTCGGGCGACACCCCGGGGCCGCTGTCGGCGACCCGGACGAGCAGTTCGTCCTCCCCGGCCCGCAGCGTCACGGTGACCCGCGCCCGCGTGCCGCCGGGCGGCGGAGCACCGGCGCCCCCGGGCGCACCCTGCGCCGGGACCCGCGCGGGCGGCGCCACATCCGGCGCGCCGGCGGGGCGGGCCGCGCCCCGCCCGGGAGCCGCCCCGGACCCGGGGCCGGCGGGTGCGGGCGCCGGGTCAGCGGGGGCGTGCGCGGCGGGCGCCTGTCCGGTGGGGGCGTGGACGGTGTGCGCGGGCCCGGGCGGGCCGGGCTCCGGGGCCGCGGGGGAGGGGACGCCGCCGGCCGCGTCCACGGCGTTGTCGATCAGGTTGCCGAGGATGGTGACCAGGTCCCGGGGCGGCAGGGTGTGCGGCAGGACGTGGTCGTCGATGCGGCTGTCCTCGGTCAGCACCAGCTCCACGCCCCGCTCGTTGGCCTGGGCCGTCTTGCCGAGCAGCAGCGCGGCGAGCACGGGTTCGCCCACGGCCCCCACCACGCGGTCCGTCAGCACCTGCGCCAGCTCCAGCTCCGCCGTGGCGAAGTCGACCGCCTCGTCCGCGCGCCCGAGTTCGATCAGGGAGACCACGGTGTGCAGCCGGTTCGCCGCCTCGTGGGCCTGCGAACGCAGCGCCTGGGTGAAACCGCGCTCCGAGTCCAGCTCGCCGGAGAGCGCCTGGAGCTCGGTGTGGTCCCGCAGGGTGACCACGGTGCCGCGCTGCTCGCCGCCGACCACCGGCCGGGTGTTCACCACGACGACCCGGTCGGCGGTCAGATGCACCTCGTCCACCCGCGGCTCGGAGGCGAGCAGCGCCCCCGTCAGCGGCGCGGGCAGTCCGAGGTCCGCCACGGGGCGGCCCACCGCGTCGTCGCCGAGACCGAGCAGCTCCCGTGCCCCGTCGTTCGCCAGCGCGATCCGCCGGCGGCCGTCCAGCATCACCAGCCCCTCCCGCACGGCGTGCAGCGCGGCCTGGTGGAAGTCGTGCATCCGGCCCAGCTCGGCGGCGTTCATGCCGTGGGTGTGGCGGCGCAGGCGGGCGTTGATCACGTAGGTGCCCGCGCCGCCGAGGGCCAGGGCCGCGCCCGCGGCGACGAGCAGGGCCGTGACCTGCTCCCGCACCTGCTGGGTGATCTCCTCGACGGTGATGCCCGCGCTCACGATGGCGACGACCCTCCCGCCGTCGAGGACGGGGGCCACCGTGCGCACCGAGAGCCCGAGGGTGCCCTCGAACTGCTCGCTCAGCACCCCGCCGCGCTGGGCCGGCCCGATGTGGCCGAGATACGTCTCCCCTATCCGCTCCGGCGTCGGATGGGTCCACCGCCGCCCCTCCGGGTCCATGATCACGACGAAGTCCATGCCGGCGTCCTTGCGCAGCGCCTCGGCGTAGGGCTGGAGCACCGCCGACGGGTCCGCGGACCGCACGGCCTCGGCGACCGAGGGGGAGCGGGCGGCGGCGGCCGCGGTGGCCGTGGTCTGCAGCCGGGCCGACTCCTCGGCCTGGGACTGGTCCGTGACGTAGGCGAAGAGCGCGCAGCCCGCCACGATCGCGGCGACCAGCACGACCTGCATGGCGAAGAGCTGGCCCGCGAGGCTGCGGGGACGGGGGAGGCGCATGCGTTCAGTCTGCCTGGCCGGATTTGTGTGAACGAAACGAACGCAACGGTGACCGGTGTCACAGCGCTGGTGGATAGTCGCGGGGATCCATCGGGACATGGACGCGCACACTCGACGAGGAGGACCCCGTGGCCACAGCCAACGGCAGGCGGGACCGTACCCACTATCTCTACATCGCGGTCATCGCCGCGGTCGCGCTCGGTATCGCCGTGGGGTTCGCCGCCCCCGGGGTCGCTGTCGAGCTGAAGCCCATCGGCACGGGCTTCGTGAACCTCATCAAGATGATGATCTCGCCGGTGATCTTCTGCACCATCGTGCTGGGCATCGGTTCGGTGCGGAAGGCCGCCAAGGTCGGTGCCGTCGGCGGTCTCGCCCTCGGCTACTTCCTGGTGATGTCGACCGTCGCCCTGGCCATCGGCCTCCTCGTCGGCAACCTGCTGGAGCCCGGCTCCAGCCTGCACATCACGGAGGCGACCCGGGAGGCGGGTGCCGCCCAGGCGGAGGGCACGGGCGAGAGCACCGCGGACTTCCTCCTCGGCATCATCCCGACGACCCTGGTCTCCGCGTTCACCGAGGGCGAGGTGCTCCAGACCCTGCTGGTGGCCCTGCTCGCCGGCTTCGCGCTCCAGGCGATGGGCTCCGCGGGCGAGCCGGTGCTGCGCGGCATCGGCCACATCCAGCGCCTGGTCTTCCGCATCCTCGCCATGATCATGTGGGCGGCGCCGATCGGTGCCTTCGGCGCCATCGCGGCGGTCGTCGGCGAGACCGGGCTCGACGCGCTGAAGTCGCTGGCGGTCATCATGATCGGCTTCTACGTCACCTGTGCGCTGTTCGTCTTCGTGATCCTCGGGCTGCTGCTGCGCCTCGTCGCCGGGGTGAACCTCTTCGCGCTGCTGAAGTACCTGGGCCGCGAGTTCCTGCTGATCGTCTCGACGTCGTCGTCCGAGTCGGCCCTGCCGCGGCTGATCGCGAAGATGGAGCACATGGGCGTCAGCAAGCCCGTGGTCGGCATCACCGTGCCCACCGGCTACTCCTTCAACCTGGACGGCACCGCCATCTACCTGACGATGGCCTCGCTGTTCATCGCCAACGCCACCGGCGACCCGCTGAGCGCGGGGGAGCAGATCTCGCTCCTGGTCTTCATGATCATCGCCTCGAAGGGCGCCGCCGGTGTCACCGGCGCGGGACTCGCGACGCTCGCCGGCGGTCTCCAGTCGCACCGCCCCGAACTCGTCGACGGCGTCGGCCTGATCGTCGGCATCGACCGCTTCATGAGCGAGGCGCGCGCCCTGACGAACTTCGCCGGCAACGCGGTCGCCACCGTCCTCGTCGGCACCTGGACCAAGGAGATCGACAAGGAGCGCGTCGACCTCGTCCTGGCGGGCAAGGCGCCCTTCGACGAGGCCACCCTGCTCGACGACCACGCCCCCGCCGAGGAGACCGCCGCACTCCCCGAGCCGCGTGACGACCAGCGGGAGCCGGCCAAGGTCTGACCCCTCCCCGCCCGCTCCGCGCAGGCCCCCGGTGTCCGCACACCGGGGGCCTGCGCGCGCCATGCGGGTCGCCGGGACGCGTCAGAGCGATTCGTGGCTCTTCAGCGGGTGCCCGCAGGTGCGGACCACCGGCCCGTCGCCCGTGTCCGCCTTGTAGTCCAGGTACCTGCTGAAGCAGAAGTCGCTGTCGCCCCGGAAGGCCGGACATCCACAGGTCCGCTGCGGCGGGCCCTGCGACACCACTTCGGTGCAGAACTCCAGGGCTCCGAGGGGCGCGGCATCCGGATCCAGTCCGACCCGGGTGAGCAGGCCGGCGGCTTCGGTTCGCGCCCGGCCGACCAGCCGGGCCGCCTCCGCGAGGGCGCGCCGCTGCTCGTCGGTGAGGCCGTCGGGCGGGTAGGACATGGTGAAACCTCCTCGGGCGCCCCCCGGCGCGGGGGACGCTCTCGTCCGTGCACGGTCACTGCTCGTCGACGCGCGGGCACTCCATCAGCCCGGGCTCGATCTCCGTGCACTCGAAGACGGGCTGGGTGATGCCCGCCGTCGTCACCGTGCCCGGTTCCGGCGGCGTCCCACCGAGACCGTCGGGATGGTAGGCGAGCGAGAAGACCCCGGCCGCTCCCGGATATCTGCCGAGCAGACCGCGGAACTCCCTCACCAGTCCGCCGAACTCCTCCGGCACCGTGCCCACCCGCTCGCGTCGCTCCGTCATGACCGCCTCCATGTCCGGGACATCGCCCGGCACGTCCTCGGCGAACGGCGCGTCAGCGGTTTCGCCACCGCCGGTGGGGACCGGGCCTGTTCCACCCACCTCCAGTCTCGCGCGAGACGCGCGCACGCGCAGGGCAAGCCGGTGCCGCCAGCCTTGCCTTGACGCCGACGTCAAGGAATACCGTCGCGGCATGCGAATCGGCGAGCTTGCGGAACGGGCCGGGACCACGACCCGGGCCCTGCGCTACTACGAGGCCCGGGGGCTGCTCCCCGCGCGGCGCGCGGTGAACGGCTACCGGACGTACGACGAGGACGACCTGCGGCTGCTGCACCAGATCCGGACACTGCAGGACTTCGGCTTCGGCCTGGAGGAGACCCGGCCGTTCGTCGAATGCCTGCGGGCCGGGCACCCGGAGGGCGACTCCTGCCCCGCCTCGCTCGCCGTCTACCGGGCCAAGCTCACGGAGCTGGACGCCCTGATCGAGCAGCTCGCCACCGTGCGGGCGCAGGTCGCGGTGTCGCTGCTGCGGGCCGAGGCGCAGCTGCCCCGGGGCCCGGAACCCCACTGCGAATTCTCGGAGGTCGACCAGTGATCAGTACGGACATCGGTACGGACATCAGTGCGGGCATCAGTACCGACTTCGGTACGGGCATCAGTGCAGGAGGCGTCACCGCGGTGACGGACGCGGACTTCGGCGCCCAGGTCCTCGCGGCCGGGCAGCCGGTCCTGGTGGAGTTCTCCGCCGCCTGGTGCGGGCCGTGCCGTCAGATCGCCCCCGTGCTGAAAGCCGTGGCGGCCGAGCACGCGGACCGGCTGAAGGTGGTGGAGATCGACGCGGACACCAATCCGGAGACGGCGGCCCGCTACGGCGTCCTGTCGCTGCCGACGCTGCTGGTGTTCGACGGCGGCGAGCCGGTGCTCTCCCTGACCGGCGCCCGGCCCAAGCGCAAGCTGCTCCAGGAACTGGCCGGAGTCCTCGGCAGCTGAGCGCCCGTGCGCCGGTCCCGCGCGGGGCCGGCGCACGCTCCGGCTCAGACCAGGCGCCTGATCTCGCCGCGGACCCGGTAGAAGCCGGCCTGCGCGGGGTGCAGGGAGTCCACCACGTACCGGGCGCCGGCCTCGCGTATGCCGCGCGGGAACTGCACGTACCAGGAGCGGTCGTAGCCCTCCGACACCACGTGCACCCGCACCCGGCCCCCGCTGCCGACGCACTCGACGACCACGCCGCCCGCCGGGGCCTCGGAGACCGTGGCCACCGAGGCGGCCGAGACCGCCGGGGTGTAGGTCGGCAGCGCGGCGGCCGACTTGACGTCCCTCGCGACGGGGACGGAGCCCTGCTGGGCGGCGGTGACCGCGGTCTCGCTCGCGTCCACGCAGACCAGGGAGCCGTCGGTGGTGACCATGTACAGCTTCTCGTCGTGGTACTGCATGGACAGCGCGGAGCCGCCGCCCGTGCGCAGCTTCCACAGGCGGGTGCCGTCGGTGTCGAAGCAGTAGACGGACGAGGCCGAGTCCCCGGCGAAGACGTGCCGGCCGTCGGGGGAGGTGGCGCAGGAGTAGACGGCGGTGTCGCAGCGGTACGTCGCCTCCACCGCGCCCGTCGCCTTGGAGAGCCGCTGCACCACGTGGCGCGCGGTGCCCGCGTAGACGGCGTCGTCCTCCTGCCAGCCGAAGAGCACCCCGCCCGTGGTGCGGGTGTGCCACAGCTCCCCGCTCCCGTCGGGTGCGTAGGCCGTCACACCGCTCTGGTGGCCGTGGTAGACGCCCCGGTCGTCGGCGCGCACCATCCACGCCTGGCCGCCCGCGGACCGGCGGGCCCACTGGTACTCGTCCTCGTGGTCGATGACGGTGAGGCCGCCGTCGGCGTCCGAGACGTTGAGCACGCCCTCGCGGATGTCGAGCCAGAAGATGTCGACGTCGGCCGCGATGTCGTAGGCGGCGAAGGGCAGTTTCGACGAGAGGTCGTACACCGTGCCGTCGTCGCAGCCCGCGTAGATCCAGAAGTCGTCCGCCACGAGGCACTTGACGCCGTCCGGCAGGGAGTAGCGGGCGAGCACGTCGCCGCCGTGGCTGAGCGTGAAGACGTCTCCCGCCTGGTTCCCCACCCAGCAGCGGTCCTCGTCGATGTGGATGCCGAAGGCGGCGGAGCCGGTGCGGAAACGCCACAGCACGGGGGCGGTGGAGCGGGCGGTGGACGGCGCGGAGGTCACCTGGCGGCGGGTCACGGGACGCGCCGCGCGCTGCCCCCGCACCGCCGGGGCGTACCCCTTGCGCACCTTCTCGCCGATCTTCCGCGCCGCGGCGGCCTGCGCCTTCTCCGCGGTGGGGAACGAGGAGGACTGGAGCTGGCCGGCCGCGCCGATGCGCCCGTACCGCACCGAGACGGCCGTCCCCTCCACCGTCACCTCGTAGAACTTGTGCGCCCCGCCGTCGTCCTGCGACAGCTCGAGATACGTCGTCGTACCGGACATGGCAGACCCCTCCCCAAGACGGAACAGCCGTCCGTCTCCGGCCCGTTCCCACTGAGGAGAACGCTAAGGGGCACCACTGACACGCCGGCAGGCAGGCGCGTCCGGCCCCCGCCTGCCCGGTGCGCCGCCGGGCTTCCCGGGGATCACGAAAAATCCCCCGGAACCGAATTGACGGCCGGGGGTAATACCTGCGTATATTTGATGGTTCCTCGTTCGTCATTTCGCGGAGAACTGTGCGCCGAGAATTTACGAAGGGAACTTCACTGGATGAACCATATCGCGTCAGGAGCTGAATTGTCAACCGAGGAATTGCGGAACGAACAGCAATTCGTCGACCGGCTCCACGAGCGCCTCGACGCGCTCCGGGAGCAGGCCGAGAACGCCGTCAACGCGACCGCCGCCCAGGTCACGACAGGTCGCCAGGCCCGAGTCGAGCGCGACATCGGCGTCGCGGAACACCTTGCCCACCTGAACGCCCTCAACGCCGTCGACGACGGACTCTGCTTCGGCCGAATCGACCGGAAGGACGGCACGACCCGCCACATCGGCCGGGTCGGAATGCGCCGCGACGACGCCGATCGCACTCCGCTGCTCATCGACTGGCGCGCTCCCGTCGCCCGCCCCTTCTACCTCGCCACCGGATTCGAGCCGATGGGCCTCGTACGCCGCCGGCACATCAGGACCAAGGACCGGACCGTCACCGCGCTGCACGACGAGATCCTCGACCTGACCGACCCGACCCGCACCGGCCACGAGTCCCGCGACGCCGACGAGGTGCTCCTGGCCGCGCTCGCCTCGGCGCGCACCGGCCGCATGACCGACATCGTGCAGACCATCCAGGCCGAGCAGGACCGTGTCATCCGCGCGCCCCGGCACGGCGTGCTCGTCGTCGAGGGCGGCCCGGGCACGGGCAAGACCGCCGTCGCGCTGCACCGCGCCGCGTACCTGCTCTACGAGCACCGCGAGCAGCTGTCCCGGCGGGCGGTGCTGATCGTCGGCCCGAACCCGGCCTTCCTCGGCTACATCGGCGAGGTGCTGCCGTCGCTCGGCGAGACCGGCGTCCTGCTGTCGAGCATGGGCGAACTCTTCCCCGGCGTCCGCGCCGACGGAACCGACACGCCCCGCGCCGCCGCGGTCAAGGGGCGGGCCTCGATGGCCGGGGTCCTCGCCCGCGCGGTGGCCGCCCGGCAGACCCTGCCCGACACCGTGCCCGCCACCAGCGGCGAGGACCACGGCGAGGTCCCCGAACCCGCGCTGGAGATCGACCACGAGGGCTACGGGACGCTGCTGCTGGACCGCGAGATGGCGCACGAGGCCCGCGACCGGGCCCGCTCCACCGGGCTGCCGCACAACCTGGCCCGACCGCACTTCGCCTTCCGCGTCATCGACGCCCTCACCGCCCAGCTCGCCGACCGGCTCGGCGCCGACCCGTACGGAGGGGAGAACCTGCTCGGCCCCGACGACATCGCCCAGCTCGGCAAGGAGATCGCCACCAGCGCCGAGGTGCACGCCGCCATCGACGCGCTGTGGCCCCCGCTCACCCCCGAACGGCTCGTCGCCGACCTGCTCGCCGGACCGGAGGAGTACCTGGACGCCGCCGACGCCGACGCCGTGCGCCGCGACGGCGGCCCGTGGACCCCCGCCGACGTGCCGCTGCTGGACGAGGCCGCCGAACTCCTCGGCACCGACGACAGCGCGGCCCGCGCCGCGGCCGAGGCGGAGCGCCAGGACCGCATCGCCTACGCCCAGGGCGTGCTGGAGCTCTCCCACGGTTCCGAGACGTACGAGTTCGAGGACGAGGAGTCCGAGGTCCTGGCGGCCCACGACGTCATCGACGCCGAGCGGATGGCCGAACGGCACGAGGAGGCCGACCACCGCACGGCCGCCGAACGCGCCGCGGCCGACCGCACCTGGGCCTTCGGGCACATCATCGTCGACGAGGCGCAGGAGCTGTCCGCGATGGCGTGGCGGCTGCTGATGCGCCGCTGCCCGACCCGGTCGATGACCCTGGTCGGCGACCCCGCGCAGACCGGCGACGAGGCGGGCTGCGGATCGTGGCAGGAGATCCTCGAACCGTACGTCGGCGACCGCTGGGAGCACACCCGGCTCGGCGTCAACTACCGGACGCCCGCCGAGATCATGGAGCTCGCCGCCGGGGTGCGCCGGGCCGCCGACCCCTCCTTCGAGCCGCCCCGCTCGGTGCGCTCCACCGGGGTGCGCCCCTGGGAGGCGTCCGTCGCGCGGGAGGAACTCGCCGCCGCCGTGGCGGGCCGGGTCGCCGGCGCGCCCCGCGAGGGGCGCACCGCCGTGATCGCCCCCGCGGCGCTGCACCGGGAGCTCGCCGCCCGGCTGCCGGACGCGGGGACGGGCCGGGACCCGGACCTGACCCGGCCCGTCGTGCTCCTCGACCCGAAGGCGGCGAAGGGGCTGGAGTTCGACACCGTCGTCGTGGTGGAGCCGGAGGCCATCCGCGACGGCTCCCCGTACGGCGTGAACGACCTGTACGTCGCGTACACCCGGGCGACGCAGCGCCTCGGCGTGGTCCGGGTGCGGTGACCGCGGCGGGGGCGGCCGCCGCCGGGGCGGGCCGCCCCCGGGCCGGGCCGTCAGGCCGGGCGCAGCCAGATGGTCGCCAGCGGCGGCAGCGTCAGCACCACGGACGTCCGGCGGCCGTGCGACTCGGCCTGCTCCGTCTTCACCGGGTCCGCGTTGACCACGCCCGAACCGCCGAACCGCTCCTCGTCGGTGTTGAGCACCTCCGCCCACACCGGCACCGAGCCGGGCACGCCGAGCCGGAAGCCGTGGCGGACGACGGGGGAGAAGTTGCTGACGGCCAGCAGCGGCTCGCCGTCGCGGTCGAAGCGCAGGAAGGCGAGGACGTTGTCCTCGGCCGCGCCGCCGTCCACCCAGTCGAAGCCGTCCGGCACGGTGTCCTGCTGCCACAGCGCCGGGGCGCTCCCGTACACCGTGTTGAGCTCCCGCACCAGGTCCCGCACGCCGCGGTGGTCGGGCTCGGCCGCGTACGAGGGGTCGAGCAGCCACCAGTCCGGGCCGTGGCCCTCCGACCACTCGGCTCCCTGGGCGAACTCCTGCCCCATGAAGAGCAGTTGCTTGCCCGGGTGGGCCCACATGAAGCCGAGGTAGGCGCGGTGGTCGGCGCGCTGCTGCCACCAGTCGCCGGGCATCTTGCTGACCAGGGCCCGCTTGCCGTGCACCACCTCGTCGTGCGAGATCGGCAGCACGTAGTTCTCGCTGTAGGCGTACACCATCGAGAACGTCATCTCGTTGTGGTGGAACTTGCGGTGCACGGGCTCGTGCTGGATGTACCCGAGCGAGTCGTGCATCCAGCCCATGTTCCACTTCAGGCCGAAGCCGAGACCGCCGAAGCCGCCGGGGCCGATGTGGTGGGTGGCGCGGGTGACGCCGTCCCAGGCCGTCGACTCCTCGGCGATGGTGACCACGCCGGGGCAGCGCCGGTAGACCGTGGCGTTCATCTCCTGGAGGAAGGCCACCGCGTCGAGGTTCTCCCGGCCGCCGTGCTCGTTCGGCGACCACTGGCCGTCCTCGCGGGAGTAGTCCAGGTAGAGCATCGAGGCGACGGCGTCCACCCGCAGGCCGTCGATGTGGAACTCCTCGCACCAGTAGACCGCGTTGGCGACGAGGAAGTTCCGCACCTCCTTGCGCCCGTAGTCGAACTCCAGCGTCCCCCAGTCGGGGTGGGCCGCCCGGGACGGGTCGCCGTGCTCGTACAGCGGGCGGCCGTCGAACTCGGCCAGCGCCCAGTCGTCGCGGGGGAAGTGCGCCGGCACCCAGTCGACCAGCACGCCGATGCCCGCCCGGTGGAGGCTGTCGACGAGGAAGCGGAAGTCGTCCGGGGTGCCCATGCGGGAGGTCGGCGCGTAGAAGCCGGTCACCTGGTAGCCCCAGGACCCGCCGAACGGGTGCTCGGCCACCGGCATGAACTCGACATGGGTGAAGCCGAGGTCCTTGACGTACCGGGGCAGCTGCTCGGCGAGCTGCCGGTAGGTCAGCCCGGGGCGCCAGGAGGCCAGGTGCACCTCGTAGACGGACAGCGGCGCCTCGTGGACCGGCCGGTCGGCGCGGTGCGCCATCCACTCCTGGTCCGTCCATGTGTGGTGCGAGCGGGTCACCACCGAGGCGTTGGACGGCGGCACCTCGGTGCGCCGCGCCATCGGGTCGGCCCGCAGCGTGTGCGAGCCGTCGGGGCGCATGATCTCGAACTTGTAGAGCGCGCCGTCGCCGACCCCCGGCAGGAACAGCTCCCAGACGCCGGTCGACCCGAGCGAACGCATCGGGAACCCGGTGCCGTCCCAGTAGTTGAAGTCGCCGACGACCCGCACGCCGCGGGCGTTCGGCGCCCACACGGTGAACCGGGTGCCCGTGACGCCCTGGTGGGTGCAGGGGTGTGCGCCGAGCGCGTTCCACAGCTCCTCGTGCCGGCCCTCGCCGATCAGGTGGAGGTCGAGGTCGCCGAGGGAGGGCAGGAAGCGGTACGGGTCGTCGGTCTCGTAGCCCTCGGGGTGGTCGGGGTAGGTGATCAGCAGGCGGTACTCGGGCATGGTGCGCATCGGCAGCACGCCCGAGAACAGACCGTCCCCGTCGTCGTGGAGTTCGGTGCGCAGGCCCTTGGCCAGGATCGTCACCGCGGTGGCGTGAGGGCGCAGCACCCGCAGCTGGACGCCTCCGCGGACGGGGTGGGCGCCGAGCAGCGCGTGGGGGTCGTGGTGGCCGCCGCTCAGCAGCCGCCCGCGGTCCTCGTCGCCGAGGCCGGCCGCGGGGCGGAGCCCGCCGGGACGGGGTGCGGGGGCGGCGGTGTTCCGGGGGCCGGAGTCCGCGGCCGGGCCGCCGGACTCCGCTCCCGAGCCGCCGGCCGCCCG
It encodes the following:
- a CDS encoding WGR domain-containing protein, producing MSGTTTYLELSQDDGGAHKFYEVTVEGTAVSVRYGRIGAAGQLQSSSFPTAEKAQAAAARKIGEKVRKGYAPAVRGQRAARPVTRRQVTSAPSTARSTAPVLWRFRTGSAAFGIHIDEDRCWVGNQAGDVFTLSHGGDVLARYSLPDGVKCLVADDFWIYAGCDDGTVYDLSSKLPFAAYDIAADVDIFWLDIREGVLNVSDADGGLTVIDHEDEYQWARRSAGGQAWMVRADDRGVYHGHQSGVTAYAPDGSGELWHTRTTGGVLFGWQEDDAVYAGTARHVVQRLSKATGAVEATYRCDTAVYSCATSPDGRHVFAGDSASSVYCFDTDGTRLWKLRTGGGSALSMQYHDEKLYMVTTDGSLVCVDASETAVTAAQQGSVPVARDVKSAAALPTYTPAVSAASVATVSEAPAGGVVVECVGSGGRVRVHVVSEGYDRSWYVQFPRGIREAGARYVVDSLHPAQAGFYRVRGEIRRLV
- a CDS encoding HelD family protein, with product MNHIASGAELSTEELRNEQQFVDRLHERLDALREQAENAVNATAAQVTTGRQARVERDIGVAEHLAHLNALNAVDDGLCFGRIDRKDGTTRHIGRVGMRRDDADRTPLLIDWRAPVARPFYLATGFEPMGLVRRRHIRTKDRTVTALHDEILDLTDPTRTGHESRDADEVLLAALASARTGRMTDIVQTIQAEQDRVIRAPRHGVLVVEGGPGTGKTAVALHRAAYLLYEHREQLSRRAVLIVGPNPAFLGYIGEVLPSLGETGVLLSSMGELFPGVRADGTDTPRAAAVKGRASMAGVLARAVAARQTLPDTVPATSGEDHGEVPEPALEIDHEGYGTLLLDREMAHEARDRARSTGLPHNLARPHFAFRVIDALTAQLADRLGADPYGGENLLGPDDIAQLGKEIATSAEVHAAIDALWPPLTPERLVADLLAGPEEYLDAADADAVRRDGGPWTPADVPLLDEAAELLGTDDSAARAAAEAERQDRIAYAQGVLELSHGSETYEFEDEESEVLAAHDVIDAERMAERHEEADHRTAAERAAADRTWAFGHIIVDEAQELSAMAWRLLMRRCPTRSMTLVGDPAQTGDEAGCGSWQEILEPYVGDRWEHTRLGVNYRTPAEIMELAAGVRRAADPSFEPPRSVRSTGVRPWEASVAREELAAAVAGRVAGAPREGRTAVIAPAALHRELAARLPDAGTGRDPDLTRPVVLLDPKAAKGLEFDTVVVVEPEAIRDGSPYGVNDLYVAYTRATQRLGVVRVR
- the glgB gene encoding 1,4-alpha-glucan branching enzyme, translating into MAGAGAGTARPASRPASGARAAEPAGAPASGGRRTAAGGTGAPRATGSGGGRRPRAAGGSGAESGGPAADSGPRNTAAPAPRPGGLRPAAGLGDEDRGRLLSGGHHDPHALLGAHPVRGGVQLRVLRPHATAVTILAKGLRTELHDDGDGLFSGVLPMRTMPEYRLLITYPDHPEGYETDDPYRFLPSLGDLDLHLIGEGRHEELWNALGAHPCTHQGVTGTRFTVWAPNARGVRVVGDFNYWDGTGFPMRSLGSTGVWELFLPGVGDGALYKFEIMRPDGSHTLRADPMARRTEVPPSNASVVTRSHHTWTDQEWMAHRADRPVHEAPLSVYEVHLASWRPGLTYRQLAEQLPRYVKDLGFTHVEFMPVAEHPFGGSWGYQVTGFYAPTSRMGTPDDFRFLVDSLHRAGIGVLVDWVPAHFPRDDWALAEFDGRPLYEHGDPSRAAHPDWGTLEFDYGRKEVRNFLVANAVYWCEEFHIDGLRVDAVASMLYLDYSREDGQWSPNEHGGRENLDAVAFLQEMNATVYRRCPGVVTIAEESTAWDGVTRATHHIGPGGFGGLGFGLKWNMGWMHDSLGYIQHEPVHRKFHHNEMTFSMVYAYSENYVLPISHDEVVHGKRALVSKMPGDWWQQRADHRAYLGFMWAHPGKQLLFMGQEFAQGAEWSEGHGPDWWLLDPSYAAEPDHRGVRDLVRELNTVYGSAPALWQQDTVPDGFDWVDGGAAEDNVLAFLRFDRDGEPLLAVSNFSPVVRHGFRLGVPGSVPVWAEVLNTDEERFGGSGVVNADPVKTEQAESHGRRTSVVLTLPPLATIWLRPA